One Spinacia oleracea cultivar Varoflay chromosome 4, BTI_SOV_V1, whole genome shotgun sequence DNA segment encodes these proteins:
- the LOC110786638 gene encoding uncharacterized protein yields MQYQTVKSSKLISLLCFFSFLLITTVKSTQHPSSSSSSIISRFQEYLRINTAQPNPNYYEATDFILSQAKSLSLEFQTIEFVKSKPLILLKWPGKNPKLPSVLLNSHTDVVPVESQKWVHHPFGAHIDSDGNIHARGTQDMKSVGMQYLEAIRKLKDSGFEPTRTIYLSFVPDEEIGGRDGAEKLAESDVFENMNVAFVLDEGMPSPNEKYRAYNGERSPMWLVIKATGAPGHGAKLYDNTAMENLLKSIESIRGFRASQVDMLKAGLKSEGEVISVNLVYLRAGTQTPNGFVMNLQPSEAEAGIDIRVPPTADQKSLEKRIAEEWAPASRNMTFEFKLKVPVVDRYGKPALTVADNSNPWWVLLEKAVYSAGGKLGKPEVNIGTTDARYFRQRGLPAIGFSPIANTPLLLHDHNELLNQREYLKGVDTYVSIIKAYASYAEETETQAAKDEL; encoded by the exons ATGCAATATCAAACAGTAAAAAGCTCCAAACTCATctctcttttatgttttttctcttttctcctCATCACCACTGTCAAATCAACCCAACAcccatcatcatcttcttcgtCAATCATCTCCAGATTCCAAGAATACCTTCGGATTAATACTGCTCAACCAAACCCCAATTACTATGAAGCTACTGATTTCATCCTTTCTCAAGCTAAATCTTTATCCCTTGAATTCCAGACCATTGAATTTGTAAAAAGTAAACCCTTGATTTTGCTCAAATGGCCTGGGAAAAACCCCAAATTACCCTCTGTTCTCCTGAATTCACACACCGACGTCGTTCCGGTGGAATCCCAGAAATGGGTCCATCACCCTTTTGGCGCCCACATTGATTCGGATGGCAATATTCATGCCAGGGGTACTCAG GATATGAAAAGTGTGGGAATGCAATACTTAGAAGCTATTAGGAAGTTGAAGGATTCTGGGTTTGAGCCGACTCGTACCATTTATTTATCTTTTGTGCCAGACGAAGAGATTGGAGGACGAGACGGTGCTGAGAAGTTGGCTGAGTCTGATGTGTTTGAGAATATGAATGTGGCCTTTGTGCTTGATGAGGGAATGCCATCACCAAATGAAAAGTATCGGGCATATAACGGGGAGAGGTCGCCAATGTGGCTGGTTATCAAGGCAACTGGGGCACCTGGACATGGGGCAAAGTTGTATGACAATACTGCAATGGAGAATTTGTTGAAGAGTATTGAGAGTATTAGGGGTTTTCGAGCATCACAGGTTGATATGCTAAAAGCTGGGTTGAAATCCGAGGGAGAGGTGATTTCAGTAAACTTGGTATATTTGAGAGCTGGCACGCAAACTCCGAAT GGATTTGTCATGAATTTGCAACCTTCTGAAGCTGAAGCAGGTATAGACATTCGAGTTCCACCTACAGCTGATCAGAAATCTCTTGAAAAGCGTATTGCTGAGGAGTGGGCTCCTGCTTCACGCAATATGACATTTGAG TTCAAGCTGAAGGTTCCTGTGGTTGACAGATACGGTAAGCCTGCTCTAACAGTTGCTGACAATTCAAACCCCTGGTGGGTCCTCTTAGAAAAAGCCGTCTACAGTGCTGGTGGAAAACTTGGAAAGCCAgaggtaaatattggaacaacAGATGCTCGTTACTTTAGGCAACGAGGCCTGCCAGCTATAGGATTCTCTCCTATTGCAAATACTCCTCTCCTACTACATGACCACAATGAG CTCCTAAATCAACGGGAATATCTCAAAGGAGTTGACACATATGTTTCGATAATCAAAGCTTATGCTTCTTATGCAGAGGAGACAGAAACTCAAGCTGCCAAAGATGAGTTGTAA